In one window of Rhizobium sp. ACO-34A DNA:
- a CDS encoding molybdate ABC transporter permease: MTLTPEETTAMLLSLKVAVTAVAFSLPVGVLVAWLLSRRDFYGKTLLNGIIHLPLIMPPVVTGYLLLITFGRRGAVGALLDQWFGLVFSFRWTGAALAAAVMGFPLLVRSIRLSLDAVDRKLESAASTLGAPPTWVFLTVTLPLILPGIAAGTVLSFAKAMGEFGATITFVSNIPGETQTLASAIYTYTQVPGGDLQAMRLTLISIVVSLAALVASEVLSRRLAARMGSA; the protein is encoded by the coding sequence GTGACGCTTACTCCTGAAGAAACCACAGCCATGTTGCTCAGCCTGAAGGTCGCGGTTACCGCCGTGGCCTTCTCGCTGCCTGTCGGGGTACTCGTCGCATGGCTTCTGTCTCGTCGTGATTTTTACGGCAAGACCCTGTTGAACGGCATCATCCATTTGCCGCTCATCATGCCGCCGGTCGTTACCGGTTACCTGCTGCTGATCACCTTCGGGCGACGCGGCGCCGTCGGCGCGCTCCTCGACCAGTGGTTCGGACTGGTCTTCTCCTTCCGCTGGACGGGGGCAGCACTTGCTGCCGCCGTCATGGGCTTTCCGCTGCTGGTGCGCTCCATTCGCCTGTCGCTGGATGCCGTCGACCGCAAGCTGGAATCGGCGGCCTCGACGCTTGGCGCGCCGCCGACCTGGGTATTCCTGACTGTCACGCTGCCGCTGATCCTGCCGGGCATTGCTGCCGGTACGGTGCTGTCCTTCGCCAAGGCGATGGGTGAGTTCGGCGCGACCATTACGTTCGTTTCCAACATTCCCGGTGAAACCCAGACGCTGGCCTCGGCCATCTACACCTATACCCAGGTGCCGGGCGGCGATCTCCAGGCGATGCGCCTGACGCTGATTTCCATCGTCGTTTCGCTTGCGGCGCTGGTGGCATCCGAGGTCCTGTCGCGGCGGCTGGCCGCGAGGATGGGGAGCGCCTGA
- a CDS encoding molybdenum ABC transporter ATP-binding protein, producing the protein MMLTIDIEHNQGSFDLVADFSVGQGLTVFFGPSGSGKTTLINLVAGLVRPTKGRIVFNDQVWSDGASGHFVPPHRRRIGYVFQEGRLFPHLTVRQNLLYGTRFVPAAERTESLGRVADLLGISRLLTRRPSGLSGGEKQRVALGRALMSNPHLLLMDEPLSALDVELKAAILPDIERIRDEVGIPILYVSHSLEEVARLATRVIALSRGRATAIGAPDEVLDILAPGAGVQPGNFLHATVTDQSAEDGITLAESPAGPLFLRKTDVPVGTRIRVFVPVSEIVVATSLPEGISTLNRLSGVVTGLREEGSSVMVSVDCGGEQMICEVTRRSAKTLGLATGSSVHLLFKTVSLASEAIFRQPAR; encoded by the coding sequence CTGATGCTGACCATCGATATCGAGCACAATCAGGGAAGCTTCGATCTTGTCGCCGACTTTTCGGTCGGGCAGGGGCTGACCGTCTTCTTCGGCCCGTCCGGCTCCGGCAAGACCACGCTCATCAATCTCGTTGCCGGTCTGGTGCGTCCGACGAAGGGCCGCATCGTCTTTAACGATCAGGTCTGGAGCGATGGTGCGAGCGGCCACTTCGTGCCGCCCCATCGCCGTCGTATCGGCTATGTCTTTCAGGAAGGCCGGCTCTTCCCGCACCTGACCGTGCGCCAGAACCTGCTTTACGGAACCCGCTTCGTACCCGCTGCGGAGCGCACCGAAAGCCTGGGCCGCGTGGCGGATCTGCTCGGCATTTCCCGCCTGCTGACGCGCCGACCTTCCGGCCTGTCGGGCGGCGAGAAGCAGCGCGTGGCGCTCGGCCGGGCGCTGATGTCCAATCCGCACCTGCTGCTCATGGATGAGCCGTTGTCGGCGCTGGATGTGGAACTCAAGGCTGCGATCCTGCCCGACATCGAGCGCATCCGCGACGAGGTCGGCATTCCGATTCTCTATGTAAGCCACTCGCTGGAAGAAGTTGCCCGTCTAGCGACGCGCGTGATTGCGCTCTCCCGCGGTCGCGCCACGGCAATCGGAGCGCCGGACGAGGTGCTAGACATTCTGGCCCCGGGCGCCGGCGTCCAGCCGGGCAATTTCCTGCATGCCACGGTTACCGACCAGAGCGCGGAGGATGGCATTACCCTTGCCGAAAGTCCGGCCGGGCCGCTTTTCCTGCGGAAGACCGATGTGCCGGTCGGCACCCGTATCCGCGTTTTCGTGCCGGTCAGCGAGATCGTCGTTGCGACCAGCCTGCCGGAAGGCATTTCCACGCTCAACAGGCTCTCCGGCGTCGTCACCGGCCTGCGCGAGGAAGGAAGCTCCGTCATGGTCTCGGTCGATTGCGGCGGCGAGCAGATGATCTGCGAGGTCACGCGCCGGTCCGCCAAGACCCTCGGCCTTGCCACGGGTTCATCCGTGCATCTGCTGTTCAAGACCGTATCGCTCGCCTCCGAAGCCATTTTCCGGCAGCCGGCGCGGTAG
- a CDS encoding transcriptional regulator: MSADKTRLTFRLDLPNGVRLGPGKVSLLAGIAEHGSIRAAGATMGMSYRRAWLLADEINRMFREPSISTRHGGKSGGGAGLTPFGEALLSRCRKMEAESRKLLAGDLSWLEEMSAPDFQPAGSGAKDAHED; this comes from the coding sequence ATGAGCGCAGACAAGACCAGACTGACTTTCAGGCTCGACCTGCCGAACGGAGTTCGCCTCGGCCCCGGCAAGGTATCTCTGCTTGCCGGCATCGCCGAGCACGGCTCGATCCGGGCAGCGGGCGCGACCATGGGCATGTCATACCGCCGGGCATGGCTGCTCGCCGACGAAATCAACCGCATGTTCAGGGAACCCTCGATCTCCACCCGCCACGGCGGCAAGAGCGGCGGCGGCGCGGGCCTGACGCCCTTTGGAGAAGCATTGCTCAGCCGCTGCCGGAAGATGGAGGCGGAAAGCCGCAAGTTACTGGCCGGTGATCTCTCCTGGCTTGAGGAGATGAGCGCACCGGACTTTCAGCCCGCAGGCAGCGGCGCGAAGGATGCGCACGAGGATTAA
- a CDS encoding hydroxyacid dehydrogenase: MSSAPLSETLKAFVAIVGEANALTAPTDIAPYLVESRGLYHGSSPLVLKPGSTQEVSAIMALASGTGTSIVPAGGRTGHVGGQVPRDGLSDVVLSLERMNRIREIDISGDVIVADGGAILADIQKAATEHNRLFPLSLGSEGSCRIGGNLSTNAGGTAVLAYGNVRQLCLGLEVVLPTGEIWDGLRRLKKDNSGYDLRDLFIGAEGTLGIITGAVLKLFPRPRGHQVAFVGLASPDDALALFERASTLCGSALTGFEIMPRIGIDFTTKHIAGVRDPLPSPHPWYALIDISTSDSAETAERMIASLLEETHDTGLVKDAVVASSLTQQEVFWRLRESMSDAQKPEGGSIKHDVSVPVSSVPRFLADADAAVMARMPDARIVSFGHLGDGNIHYNISQPVGADKAEFIARWREMNAIVHAVVHAHGGSISAEHGVGQLKRDELAASRPAIETELMKRIKLAFDPAGIMNPGKMVSTQ; this comes from the coding sequence GTGAGCAGCGCGCCCCTGTCCGAAACCTTGAAGGCCTTCGTGGCGATCGTGGGCGAGGCAAATGCGCTGACCGCTCCCACCGATATCGCGCCCTATCTCGTCGAGAGCCGCGGGCTCTATCACGGTTCCTCGCCGCTGGTGCTGAAGCCCGGATCGACGCAAGAGGTTTCCGCCATCATGGCGCTCGCCAGCGGGACGGGCACGTCCATTGTGCCGGCCGGCGGACGCACCGGTCATGTGGGCGGACAGGTGCCACGCGACGGCCTGTCGGACGTCGTGCTCTCGCTCGAGCGCATGAACCGTATCCGCGAGATCGACATTTCCGGCGATGTGATCGTGGCCGATGGCGGCGCTATCCTCGCCGATATCCAGAAGGCGGCGACGGAGCACAACCGTCTGTTTCCGCTCTCGCTCGGCTCGGAAGGCTCCTGCCGCATTGGTGGCAATCTTTCCACCAATGCGGGTGGAACGGCTGTGCTGGCCTATGGCAATGTCCGCCAGCTTTGCCTCGGACTGGAAGTGGTTCTGCCAACCGGCGAAATCTGGGACGGGCTGAGACGGCTGAAAAAGGACAATAGCGGCTACGACCTGCGCGACCTGTTCATCGGCGCGGAAGGCACGCTCGGCATCATCACCGGCGCGGTCCTGAAACTTTTTCCCCGTCCGCGCGGCCATCAGGTCGCCTTTGTCGGCCTTGCCTCGCCTGACGATGCGCTCGCGCTCTTCGAGCGTGCCTCGACGCTTTGCGGCAGTGCGCTGACCGGTTTCGAGATCATGCCGCGCATCGGCATCGACTTCACCACCAAGCACATCGCCGGCGTCCGCGATCCCTTGCCCTCCCCGCATCCGTGGTACGCGCTGATCGATATCTCGACCTCGGATTCCGCCGAAACGGCGGAGAGGATGATTGCCAGCCTGCTGGAAGAAACCCACGACACCGGGCTGGTGAAGGACGCGGTCGTCGCCTCCTCGCTCACCCAGCAGGAGGTCTTCTGGCGCTTGAGGGAAAGCATGTCCGATGCGCAGAAACCGGAAGGCGGCTCGATCAAGCACGACGTCTCCGTGCCCGTTTCCAGTGTGCCGCGTTTCCTCGCGGATGCGGATGCCGCGGTGATGGCCCGAATGCCCGACGCCCGCATCGTTTCGTTCGGCCATCTCGGCGACGGAAACATCCATTACAACATCAGCCAGCCGGTCGGCGCCGATAAGGCCGAGTTCATTGCCCGCTGGCGCGAGATGAACGCCATCGTGCATGCCGTTGTTCATGCGCATGGCGGCTCGATCTCGGCCGAGCACGGCGTCGGCCAGCTGAAGCGTGACGAACTGGCGGCAAGCCGTCCGGCAATCGAAACGGAACTGATGAAGCGTATCAAGCTGGCTTTCGATCCAGCCGGCATCATGAACCCGGGCAAGATGGTTTCGACGCAATGA
- a CDS encoding threonylcarbamoyl-AMP synthase has product MARVIPIDSDRQGAIDAAIEILSRARPIALPTETVYGLAADATDPAAITSIYETKGRPRFNPLICHMADLAMAERYADFDPISRALAARFWPGPLTLVVPLKAASSIHPLATAGLDTVGIRVPKGFAGDLIRAFGKPLAAPSANSSGKISPTTAEHVEADLGGRIDLIVDGGPCPVGVESTIVKVEDGRIRLLRPGGIAAEDIEEATGLAVERLKPAGTAAIEAPGMLASHYAPNAHVRLDAQSITPGEALIRFGDAEVPGEKDASIVLNLSRHGDLAEAAANLFGYLKQADQAGPSGIAIMSIPMQGLGEAINDRLKRAAAPRNT; this is encoded by the coding sequence ATGGCTCGGGTGATACCCATCGACAGCGACAGGCAAGGCGCAATCGATGCGGCCATCGAGATCCTGTCCAGGGCGCGGCCCATAGCGCTGCCGACCGAGACCGTTTACGGGCTGGCAGCCGACGCGACCGACCCGGCGGCGATCACCAGCATCTATGAAACCAAGGGCAGGCCGCGCTTCAATCCGCTGATCTGCCACATGGCGGATCTCGCCATGGCGGAACGCTATGCCGACTTCGATCCCATTTCCCGCGCGCTTGCGGCCCGCTTCTGGCCGGGGCCACTGACGCTCGTCGTTCCGCTCAAGGCCGCAAGCTCCATCCATCCGCTTGCGACCGCCGGGCTCGACACCGTGGGCATCCGGGTGCCCAAGGGTTTTGCCGGCGACCTGATCCGCGCCTTCGGCAAGCCGCTTGCCGCCCCCAGCGCCAATTCCTCCGGCAAGATCAGCCCGACCACGGCGGAGCATGTGGAGGCCGATCTCGGCGGCCGCATCGACCTCATCGTGGATGGCGGCCCCTGCCCCGTCGGCGTCGAATCCACCATCGTCAAGGTGGAGGACGGCCGGATACGGCTGCTGCGTCCGGGCGGGATTGCCGCCGAGGACATCGAGGAAGCGACCGGGCTTGCGGTCGAACGCCTCAAGCCCGCCGGCACCGCCGCAATCGAAGCGCCCGGCATGCTTGCCTCGCATTATGCCCCGAACGCCCATGTGCGGCTCGACGCACAGTCCATTACCCCCGGCGAAGCGCTGATCCGTTTCGGCGACGCTGAGGTCCCGGGCGAGAAGGACGCCTCCATCGTGCTGAACCTCAGCCGGCACGGCGATCTGGCAGAGGCGGCGGCGAACCTCTTCGGCTATCTCAAGCAGGCCGACCAGGCAGGCCCTTCCGGCATCGCGATCATGTCGATCCCCATGCAGGGCCTTGGCGAAGCGATCAACGACCGGCTGAAGCGCGCGGCGGCCCCGCGTAACACATAG
- a CDS encoding GGDEF domain-containing protein: MQQVKNPASSIALRVATAMHQMGIDGLPRNYELVYEAYAGGNPELVRDFIALGKAKTQEALDALGRKYLPHHHEDGLLARQNGQVRAEMSNFISLLNEEKVSLSDYGRLIGDASKVIQTVAEDDHPELGKSIKALKVATEKRASQNSNVVRAVVDKTAALADMQREAEDAEATKFVDPLTGLSSRRAFNKAVAKVYTNPEMPVLCGVAIGEIDDFTRVSEQMGPAVADRFLKQVAKVMQAVAGGGDLACRFDGGRFGMLLYTSEQEEVSRIVDLVRSKLRATAVVNSGNGRALGQVLMSFGICLSEQAPNAFDFTNFAEKALASSRAAGGNTVTIYGASDYVPKDWLIYKKTPVGGF, encoded by the coding sequence ATGCAGCAAGTCAAGAATCCCGCCTCAAGCATCGCTCTTCGCGTCGCAACCGCCATGCATCAGATGGGAATTGACGGCCTGCCGAGAAATTACGAACTCGTCTACGAGGCCTATGCCGGTGGCAATCCGGAACTGGTCCGCGATTTCATCGCCCTCGGCAAGGCGAAGACGCAGGAAGCGCTCGATGCGCTCGGCCGCAAGTATCTCCCCCACCATCATGAGGACGGCCTTCTTGCCCGCCAGAACGGCCAGGTTCGCGCCGAGATGAGCAACTTCATCTCCCTGCTGAACGAGGAAAAGGTTTCGCTGAGCGACTATGGCCGCCTGATAGGCGATGCCTCCAAGGTCATCCAGACGGTCGCGGAGGACGATCACCCGGAACTCGGCAAGTCGATCAAGGCGCTGAAGGTCGCGACCGAAAAGCGCGCCAGCCAGAACAGCAATGTCGTCAGGGCCGTGGTCGACAAGACGGCAGCCCTTGCCGACATGCAGCGTGAAGCCGAGGATGCCGAGGCGACCAAATTCGTCGATCCGCTGACCGGTCTTTCCAGCCGCCGCGCCTTCAACAAGGCTGTCGCCAAGGTCTATACCAATCCGGAGATGCCGGTCCTCTGCGGCGTCGCTATCGGCGAGATCGATGACTTCACCCGCGTTTCCGAGCAGATGGGGCCAGCCGTCGCCGACCGCTTCCTCAAGCAGGTCGCCAAGGTCATGCAGGCCGTGGCCGGTGGCGGCGATCTCGCCTGTCGCTTCGATGGCGGTCGTTTCGGCATGCTGCTTTATACCTCCGAGCAGGAAGAGGTGAGCCGCATCGTCGATCTGGTGCGCTCCAAGCTGAGAGCGACGGCGGTCGTCAATTCCGGCAATGGCCGCGCGCTGGGCCAGGTGCTGATGTCCTTCGGCATATGCCTGTCCGAACAGGCTCCGAACGCCTTCGACTTCACCAATTTCGCTGAAAAGGCGCTCGCTTCCTCGCGTGCTGCCGGCGGCAACACGGTGACCATCTACGGCGCGAGCGACTACGTGCCGAAGGACTGGCTGATCTACAAGAAGACCCCGGTCGGGGGCTTCTGA